The Chitinivibrio alkaliphilus ACht1 genome window below encodes:
- the rplL gene encoding 50S ribosomal protein L7/L12, with amino-acid sequence MATKEMIEQIKEMSVLELSELVKAIEEEFGVTAAAPVAVAGPAAGGDAPAAEEQTEFEVVLKAAGGKKIQVIKVVRSLTGAGLKDAKAMVDGAPATVKEGVSKDEAEDIKKQLEEAGAEVEVK; translated from the coding sequence GTGGCTACTAAAGAGATGATTGAACAAATTAAAGAAATGTCTGTGCTTGAGCTTTCTGAGCTTGTGAAAGCCATTGAAGAAGAATTTGGTGTTACTGCTGCAGCTCCTGTTGCTGTTGCCGGTCCTGCTGCTGGTGGTGATGCGCCTGCTGCTGAAGAACAAACTGAGTTTGAAGTTGTTCTAAAGGCTGCTGGTGGCAAGAAGATTCAGGTTATTAAGGTTGTGCGTTCTCTCACCGGTGCCGGTCTAAAAGATGCTAAGGCTATGGTTGATGGCGCTCCAGCTACGGTAAAAGAAGGGGTATCCAAAGATGAAGCTGAGGATATCAAAAAGCAGCTGGAAGAAGCTGGTGCAGAAGTTGAAGTAAAGTAG
- the rplJ gene encoding 50S ribosomal protein L10, producing MATTKSMRTEQIQKLTEEFKSCSAFYMTRFEGVTVEEINEVRGKLRDVDGRYVVVKNTLARKALAENGVEGMDDFFKGPVGVVFATSDDASAPAKVIKKYNSDNDDKMSFIAAYYEGEVFEGNAAAKLADMPSRDELYSMLLSAMQGPVRGLACSLNGILSQFVRAVDAVREKKETEN from the coding sequence ATGGCAACAACTAAGTCAATGAGAACTGAACAGATCCAAAAGCTTACAGAGGAATTTAAAAGCTGTAGTGCCTTCTACATGACTCGTTTCGAAGGTGTTACAGTTGAAGAGATTAATGAAGTTCGCGGTAAGTTGCGGGATGTTGATGGAAGATATGTTGTAGTAAAGAATACTCTTGCCAGAAAAGCATTGGCAGAGAACGGCGTTGAAGGAATGGATGACTTTTTTAAAGGTCCAGTTGGGGTTGTTTTTGCAACAAGTGATGATGCATCAGCTCCGGCAAAGGTGATTAAAAAGTATAATTCTGACAATGACGATAAAATGTCTTTTATTGCAGCCTATTACGAAGGTGAAGTGTTTGAGGGTAATGCAGCAGCGAAGCTTGCTGATATGCCTTCACGGGATGAGCTCTATTCCATGTTGCTTTCTGCAATGCAGGGGCCTGTACGTGGACTTGCCTGTTCTCTGAACGGTATTCTTTCGCAGTTTGTACGTGCGGTTGATGCTGTTCGTGAGAAAAAAGAGACTGAAAACTAA
- the rplA gene encoding 50S ribosomal protein L1, with translation MKRSKTWRSVQEKIDKSKAYPLNDALATLKELSYVKFDETVDLAVRLGVDPRKSDQAIRGSVVLPGGLGKDVRVVAFVGSDKVEEAKEAGADIIGDKDLVEEIKKGFLDFDSVVATPDMMGVVGVLGKILGPRGMMPNPKVGTVTTDIANAVAELKAGRVEFRTEKGGIIHVPVGKLSFDNTQLVDNVNAVMGKLKSMKPSAAKGEYFKKVVLSSTMGPGLQLEASELV, from the coding sequence ATGAAAAGAAGTAAAACCTGGCGTTCTGTTCAAGAAAAAATTGACAAAAGTAAGGCATATCCCCTCAATGATGCTCTTGCAACCCTCAAAGAGCTTTCTTATGTGAAGTTCGATGAAACAGTTGATCTTGCGGTGCGTCTTGGTGTTGATCCTCGAAAGAGTGATCAGGCCATTCGTGGATCCGTAGTATTGCCTGGAGGGCTTGGTAAGGATGTTCGCGTTGTTGCCTTCGTAGGAAGCGACAAGGTTGAAGAAGCTAAAGAAGCAGGTGCAGATATTATTGGTGACAAAGATTTGGTTGAAGAGATCAAAAAAGGGTTTCTTGACTTTGATTCTGTTGTCGCTACACCTGATATGATGGGGGTTGTTGGTGTGCTTGGTAAGATCCTCGGTCCCCGTGGGATGATGCCGAACCCGAAAGTTGGAACAGTAACTACTGATATTGCCAATGCCGTAGCAGAGCTAAAGGCGGGACGCGTTGAGTTCCGTACTGAAAAGGGTGGTATTATTCATGTTCCTGTGGGTAAACTCTCCTTTGATAATACGCAACTGGTTGACAATGTGAATGCTGTTATGGGTAAATTGAAGTCCATGAAGCCTTCTGCAGCCAAGGGTGAGTATTTTAAGAAGGTTGTTCTCAGTTCGACTATGGGTCCTGGGTTACAGCTAGAAGCTTCGGAATTGGTGTAA
- the rplK gene encoding 50S ribosomal protein L11 codes for MAKKEVGQIKLQIPAGQANPSPPVGPALGQHGVNIMEFCKAFNAKTQDQAGMVIPVVITVYADRSFDFITKTPPVAKLILKELGIKSGSGVPNKDKVGALTQEQVKKIAGIKMPDLNCHTEEAAMKVVEGTARSMGVETESEGTA; via the coding sequence TTGGCTAAAAAAGAGGTTGGACAAATAAAGTTGCAAATACCTGCTGGGCAGGCTAATCCTTCCCCTCCTGTTGGTCCCGCACTGGGACAGCACGGTGTAAATATTATGGAGTTTTGTAAGGCCTTTAATGCAAAGACACAGGATCAGGCAGGGATGGTTATTCCTGTTGTTATTACTGTGTATGCAGATCGGTCTTTTGACTTTATAACAAAAACACCGCCTGTGGCGAAACTTATTCTCAAGGAGCTTGGAATCAAAAGTGGTTCTGGTGTTCCTAATAAGGATAAGGTTGGAGCGCTTACTCAGGAGCAGGTAAAAAAGATCGCCGGTATTAAGATGCCCGATCTAAATTGCCATACGGAAGAAGCTGCCATGAAGGTAGTTGAAGGAACTGCGAGAAGTATGGGTGTTGAGACAGAAAGTGAGGGTACGGCTTAA
- the nusG gene encoding transcription termination/antitermination protein NusG — MAFKWYAVQTFTGQESRVVQYVQGMIDSGELDGVVSRVLSPVRDVVSVSRGKRVTKQDKYFPSYVLFEMEFTQESAYFVRSINGVMDFVGGRKPRPLKSAEVDRILGHEVEDEGRVVTDSPYKEGDMVSISSGPFKGFDGVVEDVSAEKGKAKVSVTVFGRATPVEVDFAQIEPVS; from the coding sequence ATGGCGTTTAAGTGGTATGCAGTGCAAACATTTACTGGGCAAGAGTCAAGGGTTGTTCAGTATGTTCAAGGAATGATAGATTCCGGTGAACTTGATGGAGTTGTCTCTCGGGTGCTTTCTCCTGTTCGTGACGTTGTTTCTGTAAGTAGAGGCAAGCGTGTAACAAAGCAGGATAAGTATTTTCCGAGCTATGTGCTCTTTGAAATGGAGTTCACACAGGAGTCTGCCTATTTTGTTCGGAGTATCAATGGCGTTATGGATTTTGTTGGCGGAAGGAAGCCTCGACCGTTGAAGTCTGCTGAGGTTGATCGGATTCTCGGTCATGAAGTAGAGGATGAGGGTCGAGTGGTTACTGATTCGCCCTATAAAGAAGGTGATATGGTGAGTATTTCTTCCGGACCCTTTAAGGGGTTTGACGGGGTGGTAGAAGATGTGAGTGCTGAAAAGGGTAAGGCCAAAGTGTCTGTTACTGTTTTTGGTCGAGCTACACCCGTTGAGGTTGATTTTGCTCAGATTGAACCGGTTTCCTAA
- the secE gene encoding preprotein translocase subunit SecE: MQTFIEYLKSVRLELLKVTWPTRDEVYSSTLLVVSFTIILTLVVWGFDSLVNFLVYSRVAG; the protein is encoded by the coding sequence ATGCAGACGTTTATTGAGTATTTAAAGTCCGTCAGGCTTGAGTTGTTGAAGGTTACCTGGCCTACAAGGGATGAGGTGTATTCTTCTACTTTGTTGGTGGTTTCGTTCACTATTATTCTTACCCTTGTTGTATGGGGTTTTGATAGTTTGGTGAATTTTCTTGTATATAGCCGGGTTGCTGGGTAG
- the rpmG gene encoding 50S ribosomal protein L33 gives MPRDIITLECTSCKERNYSTTKNKATHSGRVEFVKFCPRESKRTVHKEAK, from the coding sequence ATGCCAAGGGATATAATAACACTGGAATGTACTTCTTGTAAAGAGCGAAATTATTCTACAACGAAGAATAAGGCTACTCATTCTGGTCGTGTGGAGTTTGTGAAGTTTTGTCCGCGCGAAAGCAAGAGAACAGTACACAAAGAAGCAAAGTAA
- a CDS encoding ClpP family protease, whose product MSENEMQNKNSVQNKIDEQFIAKRNIFLWDAVTDETSKDVVERILYLDSISQEEITLYINSPGGSISAGLAIYDAMQFAQSDIRTVCMGQAASMGAVLLCAGEPGKRDVWEHARVMIHQPLISGNMYGPASDIEIQADEMLRIRDVLNTILSRHTGVAITQIEKDTDRDKFLSAEESVDYGLADHVIKK is encoded by the coding sequence ATGAGTGAGAATGAAATGCAGAATAAAAACAGTGTACAAAACAAAATTGATGAGCAATTTATTGCGAAGCGCAATATCTTTCTATGGGATGCTGTAACTGATGAGACATCCAAGGATGTTGTGGAGCGGATTCTTTATTTAGACAGCATATCACAAGAGGAGATAACATTGTACATAAACTCTCCCGGTGGTTCAATCTCTGCGGGGTTAGCCATTTATGATGCCATGCAGTTTGCTCAGTCAGATATTCGTACTGTCTGCATGGGGCAGGCTGCAAGTATGGGGGCTGTACTGCTCTGTGCTGGAGAGCCGGGCAAACGTGATGTTTGGGAACATGCACGGGTAATGATACATCAACCCTTAATCTCGGGTAATATGTATGGTCCTGCAAGTGATATTGAGATTCAAGCCGATGAGATGCTGCGTATCCGTGATGTACTGAATACGATTCTTTCACGCCATACCGGCGTTGCCATTACACAAATAGAGAAGGATACTGATCGTGATAAGTTTTTGTCTGCAGAAGAATCAGTGGATTATGGCTTGGCAGACCACGTAATAAAAAAGTAG
- the cysS gene encoding cysteine--tRNA ligase — protein MTHTVYLYNTEERKKMPFSAEGSTVGMYCCGPTVYNYAHIGNMRTYIFEDVLKRVLRLAGYPVRHVVNITDVGHLTSDADKGDDKMELGAAREGKSVWDIARHYTESFMQHVADLNIDEPDVWPRATEHISEMIDLITALEKKGYTYITSDGVYFDTSKYPAYADFAQLNADEMQEGSRVDMGEKKHKTDFALWKFSPTTTQRAMEWDSPWGVGFPGWHIECSAMSVKYLGQPLDIHCGGIDHVQVHHTNEIAQVEAATGKKYCNTWVHGEFMVMDSGKMSKSKGGFVTLDTLKDAGMNPLAFRLFCFSAHYRSPLTFSMEMVVEADKTLRRLIKAVQKNCRPGAYSEDLSEVMAGFYKAVFDDLNMPKALAWLWTLLRDQKISAEAKEAAVRRAEEVFALDLFSVEEPSCEQVGNVCFMSMEDVPSEEKEEIATLVEDRKAARREKDFARADALRDRLAEKGVVLRDRPDGTVECEQI, from the coding sequence ATGACGCATACGGTGTATCTGTACAATACGGAGGAGCGTAAGAAGATGCCCTTTTCCGCGGAAGGGTCTACGGTAGGCATGTATTGCTGTGGTCCCACGGTGTATAATTATGCACATATCGGCAATATGCGTACCTACATTTTTGAAGATGTTCTGAAGCGAGTTTTGCGTCTTGCTGGATATCCTGTACGTCACGTTGTAAATATTACCGATGTGGGGCATTTAACTTCCGATGCAGACAAGGGCGATGATAAGATGGAGCTTGGGGCTGCCCGAGAAGGAAAGTCCGTGTGGGATATTGCTCGTCATTATACCGAGAGTTTTATGCAGCATGTTGCTGATTTAAATATTGATGAACCCGATGTGTGGCCTCGTGCAACAGAGCATATTTCAGAGATGATTGATCTTATCACGGCTCTTGAGAAAAAGGGGTATACCTACATAACTTCCGATGGGGTGTATTTTGATACATCCAAATATCCAGCCTACGCCGATTTTGCTCAGCTCAATGCAGATGAAATGCAAGAAGGAAGTCGTGTGGATATGGGGGAGAAGAAACATAAAACAGACTTTGCTTTGTGGAAGTTTTCTCCGACCACAACACAACGGGCCATGGAGTGGGATTCTCCCTGGGGAGTCGGTTTTCCCGGGTGGCATATCGAGTGTAGTGCCATGTCTGTTAAATACCTTGGGCAACCCCTTGATATTCATTGTGGGGGGATTGACCATGTGCAGGTGCATCACACCAATGAAATAGCGCAGGTAGAAGCAGCCACGGGAAAAAAATATTGTAACACCTGGGTTCACGGGGAATTTATGGTAATGGATTCAGGAAAAATGTCGAAGTCGAAGGGTGGTTTTGTAACCCTTGATACATTAAAGGATGCCGGCATGAATCCCCTTGCCTTTCGACTGTTTTGTTTTTCTGCCCATTATCGATCTCCTCTTACGTTTTCTATGGAGATGGTTGTTGAGGCGGATAAAACCCTTCGACGCCTTATTAAGGCTGTGCAGAAAAATTGTCGTCCCGGGGCGTATTCAGAAGATCTTTCTGAGGTGATGGCTGGTTTTTACAAGGCAGTTTTTGATGATTTGAATATGCCCAAAGCTCTTGCGTGGCTCTGGACGCTGCTACGGGATCAGAAGATCAGTGCAGAAGCAAAAGAAGCTGCTGTCCGTCGTGCTGAGGAGGTTTTTGCCTTAGATCTCTTTTCTGTTGAAGAACCGTCTTGTGAACAGGTTGGGAATGTTTGCTTTATGTCTATGGAAGATGTTCCCTCTGAAGAGAAAGAGGAGATCGCTACCCTGGTGGAAGATCGAAAGGCGGCACGGCGGGAGAAAGACTTTGCCCGTGCAGATGCGTTACGGGATCGGCTTGCGGAAAAGGGGGTCGTTCTTCGAGATCGTCCCGATGGAACCGTGGAATGTGAACAGATATAA
- the purM gene encoding phosphoribosylformylglycinamidine cyclo-ligase, whose translation MGGGKKKIGEQVQTTYTDRVVGKFGQFGGMFDVSFFKDMEKPIMVSSVDGVGTKLKVAVECGVHHSVGVDIVNHCIDDILVMGARPLVFLDYMGTGVLEPDVAADIVSGLAAACRHAGIALIGGETAEMPGMYSRGEYDIAGTIVGVVDEKDVVDGTSISDTDVLIGLASSGLHTNGYSLARKIVQEVAKKSWDDPFPGLSKTFGELFLEPHRAYTGVYDLLADDTIKGIAHITGGGFQENLDRVLPSHIDARVDISSWDVPPLFQYLVETGNMVTDEAYRTFNMGIGLVLVVAQEECDRVLQSPALAEYGPRVIGRTQSGSGTVILDGQGI comes from the coding sequence ATGGGCGGTGGCAAAAAGAAAATCGGTGAGCAGGTACAAACCACATATACCGATCGTGTTGTGGGCAAATTTGGGCAGTTCGGTGGAATGTTTGATGTCTCTTTCTTTAAAGATATGGAGAAGCCTATTATGGTTTCTTCTGTTGATGGTGTTGGAACAAAGCTCAAGGTGGCCGTTGAATGTGGTGTGCATCACAGTGTCGGTGTTGATATTGTAAATCACTGTATTGATGATATTCTGGTAATGGGTGCGCGTCCTCTCGTCTTTCTCGATTATATGGGGACAGGTGTGTTGGAGCCTGATGTTGCAGCCGATATTGTGTCTGGTCTTGCCGCTGCCTGTCGCCACGCCGGTATTGCTCTGATTGGTGGGGAAACGGCGGAGATGCCTGGGATGTACAGCCGGGGAGAGTATGATATTGCCGGGACAATTGTAGGGGTGGTTGATGAGAAAGATGTTGTTGATGGTACGTCTATTTCCGACACGGATGTCTTAATTGGTCTTGCATCAAGTGGGCTTCACACAAATGGCTATTCTCTGGCTCGTAAAATTGTGCAGGAGGTCGCTAAAAAATCGTGGGATGATCCTTTTCCCGGGTTGTCGAAAACCTTTGGAGAGCTCTTCCTTGAACCACACCGTGCCTACACAGGGGTGTATGATCTTTTGGCTGATGATACCATAAAAGGAATAGCCCATATAACCGGCGGTGGGTTTCAGGAAAATCTTGATCGTGTGCTTCCTTCTCATATTGATGCCCGCGTCGATATTTCTTCATGGGACGTGCCCCCCCTATTTCAGTATTTGGTAGAAACGGGGAATATGGTTACTGATGAGGCGTATCGAACCTTTAATATGGGTATTGGTTTGGTGCTCGTTGTTGCCCAGGAGGAGTGTGATCGTGTATTGCAGTCTCCTGCCCTGGCAGAATATGGTCCTCGAGTCATTGGAAGAACCCAGTCGGGGAGTGGAACGGTTATCTTAGATGGGCAGGGGATATGA
- a CDS encoding flagellin — translation MRINNNVMAMNAHRQLGINDGSTALSLERLSSGFRINRAGDDAAGLAISEKMRGQIRGLQQGSRNAQDGVSLIQTAEGALNETHAILQRMRELSVQAANDTNVTKDRESLRSEIEQLVEEVDRIAKQTEFNTQSLLTGGADDLAFQVGANSGQVISLSINAMDKESISIHEITANITADQSVAIQKVDAAILAVSEERANLGAIQNRLEHTIRNADNSAENLQAAESRIRDVDMAREMTEFSKNSILKEAATSMLGQANAAPQGVLQLLG, via the coding sequence ATGCGTATTAACAACAACGTAATGGCAATGAATGCCCATCGTCAATTGGGGATAAATGACGGTAGTACAGCATTGTCGCTTGAGCGTCTCTCTTCGGGGTTCCGGATTAATCGGGCCGGCGATGATGCTGCAGGTCTGGCGATCTCTGAAAAAATGAGAGGACAGATTCGCGGTCTTCAACAAGGCTCGCGTAATGCACAGGATGGTGTTTCACTTATTCAGACTGCGGAGGGGGCGTTAAACGAAACCCATGCTATTTTGCAGCGGATGCGTGAGTTGTCCGTTCAGGCAGCCAATGATACGAATGTGACCAAGGATAGAGAATCCTTGCGTTCTGAAATTGAGCAGCTTGTAGAAGAGGTTGACCGGATTGCAAAGCAGACTGAGTTTAATACACAGTCGCTGTTGACCGGTGGTGCAGATGATTTGGCTTTTCAAGTGGGTGCCAATAGCGGTCAGGTGATTAGTCTTAGTATTAACGCTATGGACAAAGAGTCTATTAGTATTCATGAGATTACTGCGAATATTACAGCAGACCAATCTGTGGCTATTCAAAAGGTTGATGCTGCTATTTTGGCCGTCTCGGAAGAACGGGCTAATCTGGGTGCAATTCAAAATCGTTTGGAGCATACCATCCGAAATGCGGATAACTCAGCAGAAAATCTGCAAGCCGCAGAATCACGTATTCGTGATGTTGATATGGCTCGGGAAATGACGGAGTTTTCTAAAAATTCTATTTTAAAAGAGGCGGCAACGTCCATGCTTGGTCAGGCAAACGCTGCTCCACAGGGGGTTTTGCAGCTTCTTGGATAG